A part of Methanohalobium evestigatum Z-7303 genomic DNA contains:
- a CDS encoding DEAD/DEAH box helicase — MEISTFNELNLSRDIEKAIEDLGYEEPTPIQARSIPYIMQGRDVIGQAQTGTGKTAAFGIPALEKVDRNSKKVQTIVLCPTRELANQVADELNKLARYKKIKVLPIYGGQPIERQIKALNKGAQIVIGTPGRILDHMERHTLSLDNVKMTVLDEADEMLDMGFREDIELILSKLPDKRQTTLFSATMPGPIMKMTKKYQDNPELIKTVHKKLTVPQVEQTYFEVKERSKPEALCRLTDFYNIKSSLVFCNTKKGVDNLVETLKTRGYLADGLHGDMKQKQRDKVMSNFKNGEIETLVATDVAARGIDVENIEVVFNYDVPQDEESYVHRIGRTGRAGKQGKAFTFAFGKEIYKIKDIQKYTQTKIHSGRIPSQSDVEDFRANMLSQKVKETIDSGHLGKYVHWVENLLEEDYTSIDVAAGLVKVMLSDEFK, encoded by the coding sequence ATGGAAATCTCAACATTTAACGAATTAAATTTATCAAGGGACATAGAAAAAGCAATTGAAGACCTTGGTTATGAAGAACCTACACCGATACAGGCACGATCAATTCCCTATATTATGCAGGGGAGAGATGTAATCGGACAGGCACAGACAGGTACAGGAAAAACAGCCGCATTCGGAATACCGGCACTTGAAAAGGTGGATAGGAATAGCAAAAAAGTACAGACTATCGTCCTATGTCCGACAAGAGAACTTGCAAACCAGGTTGCTGATGAGCTGAACAAACTTGCAAGGTACAAGAAAATAAAAGTACTACCTATATACGGTGGTCAACCTATTGAAAGACAAATCAAGGCACTAAACAAAGGTGCACAGATAGTAATAGGCACACCAGGACGAATACTGGATCACATGGAACGCCATACTCTGAGTCTTGATAATGTTAAAATGACGGTGCTTGATGAAGCAGATGAAATGCTTGATATGGGATTTAGAGAGGATATTGAGTTAATTCTTAGTAAACTACCTGATAAAAGACAGACTACACTTTTCTCAGCTACAATGCCCGGACCTATAATGAAAATGACCAAGAAATATCAGGATAATCCGGAATTGATAAAAACGGTTCATAAAAAACTGACAGTCCCGCAGGTAGAGCAGACATATTTTGAGGTCAAAGAGCGGTCAAAACCAGAAGCATTGTGCCGTTTAACAGACTTTTATAATATAAAATCATCTCTTGTATTCTGTAATACTAAAAAAGGAGTAGACAACCTTGTAGAAACTCTTAAAACAAGAGGCTATTTGGCAGACGGTCTCCATGGGGATATGAAGCAGAAACAGAGAGATAAAGTAATGTCCAATTTCAAAAATGGAGAAATTGAGACACTTGTCGCAACCGATGTAGCAGCCCGGGGTATAGATGTCGAAAATATCGAAGTGGTTTTTAACTATGATGTACCACAGGATGAAGAATCCTATGTACACCGGATAGGAAGAACAGGTAGAGCTGGAAAACAGGGTAAAGCTTTTACATTTGCATTCGGTAAAGAAATTTACAAAATTAAAGACATCCAGAAATATACCCAAACAAAAATACACAGTGGTAGAATACCTTCACAAAGTGATGTCGAAGACTTCAGGGCAAATATGCTGTCTCAGAAGGTGAAAGAAACAATTGACTCTGGACATCTTGGTAAATATGTCCATTGGGTAGAAAACCTACTGGAGGAAGATTACACATCCATTGATGTTGCTGCTGGTCTTGTAAAAGTAATGCTGTCTGATGAATTTAAATAA
- a CDS encoding helix-turn-helix transcriptional regulator, translating into MKNNLKVWIAKKDITQEYRAKEMGVTRQTINAIERDKYDPSIQLAFKLARFEDFFFYEE; encoded by the coding sequence ATGAAGAACAATCTAAAAGTCTGGATAGCAAAAAAAGACATCACACAGGAGTATCGTGCTAAAGAAATGGGTGTGACAAGGCAGACAATCAATGCTATAGAACGAGATAAATACGACCCAAGTATACAGCTGGCTTTTAAACTGGCAAGATTTGAAGACTTTTTCTTTTATGAAGAATAA
- a CDS encoding DUF2178 domain-containing protein, whose protein sequence is MKFSLYIQVRKKKGVVEDERVYRIAEKASHKALTFIIILEGVLMAGIGVTKSNIQAQPVVSFLFAITMLIYAGFYYWYKRHM, encoded by the coding sequence ATAAAATTTAGTTTATACATCCAGGTCAGAAAGAAAAAAGGAGTTGTAGAAGATGAAAGAGTTTATCGTATTGCTGAAAAAGCCAGCCATAAAGCCCTGACCTTTATAATTATTCTGGAAGGTGTACTGATGGCAGGTATCGGTGTCACTAAATCAAATATTCAGGCACAACCTGTGGTATCATTTCTGTTTGCTATTACAATGCTTATCTATGCTGGATTCTATTACTGGTACAAGAGGCATATGTAA
- a CDS encoding outer membrane lipoprotein-sorting protein, whose amino-acid sequence MGSVLLITGCTEQPEPSEKEVVNNTIEKFESANDYSYLIILNSSEYEEVNNVTIEMFYESSGKGKMIIEKSYEDLMYVVVNNGNNILTYDSEHDVVTRNPDPISNVFQENPLTYYSLMERIIENNKPVLQGTETINGNKTYILEFVFESSISDFPVDSTKLWINSDNWSPVKYELYKNEKIVISAAFKNFRFNTGISDKKFEYQPPKNAKVIEQQKSAPQTVTLEEVKNSVDYELKKPSYVPDEFEFDHVQYTPSTSSVVIYYENDVMRSVLAVVQMPYESSQKPEVAGQENTTIGTTKGNYFESTNSKHLKWSENNIEYTIMLNPPLERDNEIDKREMIKIAESLEPVE is encoded by the coding sequence ATGGGTTCGGTATTATTGATTACAGGATGTACAGAACAACCAGAACCGTCTGAAAAAGAAGTTGTAAACAATACAATTGAAAAATTTGAATCCGCTAATGATTATTCCTATTTAATAATTCTAAATTCGTCTGAGTATGAGGAGGTAAATAATGTAACGATTGAAATGTTTTATGAATCATCAGGAAAAGGAAAAATGATTATAGAAAAATCCTATGAGGATCTAATGTATGTTGTAGTAAATAATGGAAATAATATATTGACCTATGATTCCGAACATGACGTAGTTACAAGAAATCCAGACCCCATATCAAATGTATTCCAAGAAAATCCATTAACGTATTATTCTTTAATGGAAAGAATTATAGAAAACAACAAACCAGTGTTACAGGGAACTGAAACAATTAATGGTAATAAAACCTATATTCTGGAATTTGTATTTGAATCATCCATTTCTGATTTTCCAGTAGATAGCACAAAATTATGGATTAATTCTGATAATTGGTCACCTGTTAAATATGAATTGTATAAAAATGAGAAAATTGTTATCAGTGCAGCATTTAAAAATTTCAGATTCAACACAGGAATTTCTGATAAGAAATTTGAATATCAACCACCTAAAAACGCGAAAGTTATAGAACAACAAAAATCTGCACCTCAAACTGTAACTCTTGAGGAAGTGAAAAATAGCGTTGATTATGAACTAAAAAAGCCATCATATGTACCAGATGAATTTGAATTTGACCATGTACAGTATACTCCGAGCACATCCTCAGTTGTGATTTATTATGAAAATGATGTCATGAGAAGTGTTCTTGCGGTTGTGCAGATGCCCTATGAATCCAGTCAGAAACCAGAGGTGGCTGGTCAGGAAAACACAACAATCGGAACTACAAAAGGGAATTACTTTGAATCTACCAATTCTAAACATCTTAAGTGGAGTGAAAACAATATAGAATATACAATAATGTTGAATCCACCGCTTGAAAGAGATAATGAGATTGATAAAAGAGAAATGATTAAAATAGCAGAATCATTAGAGCCTGTTGAATAA
- a CDS encoding PLDc N-terminal domain-containing protein, protein MFGAMGFPFYMLIFILIGILATVFWIWMLIDCATKEPSQGNDKVVWIIIIVFTQVIGALIYYFVRRPKRKAEFDE, encoded by the coding sequence TTGTTTGGTGCGATGGGATTTCCATTTTATATGTTAATTTTTATCCTTATAGGAATATTAGCAACTGTATTCTGGATTTGGATGCTTATAGATTGTGCAACTAAAGAACCAAGTCAGGGTAATGATAAGGTAGTTTGGATTATAATCATTGTTTTTACGCAGGTTATAGGTGCTTTGATATACTATTTTGTAAGAAGACCAAAACGAAAAGCAGAATTTGATGAATGA
- a CDS encoding DUF6141 family protein, with amino-acid sequence MAHNLLFQETQSFRNTWMFFIILGIAVFAWYNAIQQFVYVVEIGSNPVSDLGLVILLIVFGVILPVLFYINKLETRVYEDGIYVRYFPFHLLYRKYSFGDIKNFKLITYSALKDYGGWGIRYKFKDRTKAYNVSGNSGVLLEFKNGNKLLIGSQRPDELCNSIKT; translated from the coding sequence ATGGCTCATAACTTACTTTTTCAGGAGACACAAAGTTTTCGTAATACTTGGATGTTTTTTATAATTCTGGGTATTGCAGTATTTGCATGGTATAATGCTATCCAGCAATTTGTCTATGTTGTAGAAATAGGGTCCAATCCAGTATCCGACTTGGGGTTGGTAATCTTATTAATTGTGTTTGGTGTGATATTACCAGTATTGTTCTATATTAACAAACTTGAAACAAGGGTATATGAAGACGGAATATATGTCCGATATTTTCCATTTCATCTATTATACAGAAAATACAGTTTTGGCGATATAAAAAATTTCAAATTAATAACCTACAGTGCTCTTAAAGATTATGGAGGTTGGGGAATACGCTATAAATTCAAGGATAGAACTAAAGCTTACAATGTAAGTGGTAATAGTGGAGTACTGCTTGAGTTTAAAAATGGAAATAAATTGTTAATCGGTTCTCAGAGACCGGATGAGCTATGCAATTCGATAAAGACCTAA